From a region of the Equus przewalskii isolate Varuska chromosome 2, EquPr2, whole genome shotgun sequence genome:
- the RPL11 gene encoding large ribosomal subunit protein uL5 isoform X1, producing MPNLQDQGEKENPMRELRIRKLCLNICVGESGDRLTRAAKVLEQLTGQTPVFSKARYTVRSFGIRRNEKIAVHCTVRGAKAEEILEKGLKVREYELRKNNFSDTGNFGFGIQEHIDLGIKYDPSIGIYGLDFYVVLGRPGFSIADKKRRTGCIGAKHRISKEEAMRWFQQKYDGIILPGK from the exons CAGGATCAAGGTGAAAAGGAGAACCCCATGCGGGAGCTGCGCATCCGCAAGCTCTGCCTCAACATCTGCGTCGGGGAGAGCGGGGACAGGCTGACCCGGGCCGCCAAGGTGCTGGAGCAGCTCACTGGCCAGACCCCGGTGTTCTCCAAAG CTAGATACACCGTCAGGTCCTTCGGCATCAGGAGAAATGAGAAGATTGCCGTGCACTGCACAGTCCGTGGGGCCAAGGCAGAAGAAATCTTGGAGAAAGGTCTAAAG GTGCGAGAATACGagttaagaaaaaataacttctcaGATACTGGAAACTTTGGTTTTGGGATTCAGGAACACATCGACCTGGGGATCAAATATGACCCAAGCATTGGTATCTACGGCCTGGACTTCTACGTG GTGCTGGGTAGGCCAGGTTTCAGCATCGCAGACAAGAAGCGCAGGACAGGCTGCATTGGGGCCAAACACAGAATCAGCAAAGAGGAGGCCATGCGCTGGTTCCAGCAGAAG taTGATGGGATCATCCTTCCTGGCAAGTAA
- the RPL11 gene encoding large ribosomal subunit protein uL5 isoform X2, whose amino-acid sequence MAQDQGEKENPMRELRIRKLCLNICVGESGDRLTRAAKVLEQLTGQTPVFSKARYTVRSFGIRRNEKIAVHCTVRGAKAEEILEKGLKVREYELRKNNFSDTGNFGFGIQEHIDLGIKYDPSIGIYGLDFYVVLGRPGFSIADKKRRTGCIGAKHRISKEEAMRWFQQKYDGIILPGK is encoded by the exons CAGGATCAAGGTGAAAAGGAGAACCCCATGCGGGAGCTGCGCATCCGCAAGCTCTGCCTCAACATCTGCGTCGGGGAGAGCGGGGACAGGCTGACCCGGGCCGCCAAGGTGCTGGAGCAGCTCACTGGCCAGACCCCGGTGTTCTCCAAAG CTAGATACACCGTCAGGTCCTTCGGCATCAGGAGAAATGAGAAGATTGCCGTGCACTGCACAGTCCGTGGGGCCAAGGCAGAAGAAATCTTGGAGAAAGGTCTAAAG GTGCGAGAATACGagttaagaaaaaataacttctcaGATACTGGAAACTTTGGTTTTGGGATTCAGGAACACATCGACCTGGGGATCAAATATGACCCAAGCATTGGTATCTACGGCCTGGACTTCTACGTG GTGCTGGGTAGGCCAGGTTTCAGCATCGCAGACAAGAAGCGCAGGACAGGCTGCATTGGGGCCAAACACAGAATCAGCAAAGAGGAGGCCATGCGCTGGTTCCAGCAGAAG taTGATGGGATCATCCTTCCTGGCAAGTAA